Genomic segment of Ictalurus furcatus strain D&B chromosome 9, Billie_1.0, whole genome shotgun sequence:
cagcaATCCATATTCACTCGCTTACCTGATTGCTCAACGAGCCAACTTCTTCCTAAAAACAACAACCGAACAGTACAAGCCCAATGCACAGGGATATCAGATAAACCGAGATCGTATTGCAACATGGATTATAAATATGACTGACTAGCTGTTTACATCCCCACTGTAGCGATCAGACCTGCCATATCTTTCATTtgactgttattattttattttatttggtgtTTCAAAGCTTTTTGTATCTGTTCCTTAGTATTATGGACACTAATACAATAGTATTTCTAGGGGGGAAATAATTTGGGaggttttataattttataaattataaaacacGCTACGATTTGGGAtgcactaattctaatctcagaCACTATTTAGGACGAATTGGGACGTCTGTTGGTTGATGGTCAGAGTTGGTTCTTTTTGAAGAGGGTGGAGTACGTGTCCGTTTGCTGTTATGTGGCCAGCATTTTTCAGTGGAGAGTTTTACCCCAGGGGCTGTTCAGTGCCAGAATGTTGCTACCTCAGACTGACCGAGATCACGATTCCATCTTTATACGCTATCAGGACGGTTGGAAGAGTTAGCACTGTAATTTTATCTACAATTCCAATGCTTCGCGGTCACCATCCGCGCTGTTAATGCGCTGTGAACCTCGACTCAAACACGTACGTCGTAACTCGAAAAACACACGCCATCTCGTTATCTAAGAAACGCTCGTTAAAGTCGACAGATGTGGGTGAAGATGGTGGTGAGAAATCCTCTACGTTgaaaatggaggggaaaaaagctcttcttaaagtgcacctattatgggcTGTCAGACATTACCTTTCGTGTggtgtgttatatacgtagctgtttgcgaatgtaaaaacatctgcaaagtttcaagaATCAAAGCACACAACAAACAGAGGTTATtgtctcccaaaagaaggaagcgattctgaacagctgaaacaagtCGTTAGTGACTccagactcacttcctgtactaatctacgtaggtttgtaacaaaaagccccgcctctggtcttcattggctcctcgcgaacagacggagctgaaactcgttatggtagtaggcgtttccttttcgaaacacgctgacagcggtagtccaatcacaacagactgggacatctgaccaatcagagcagagtattctCTCTGAAAGTAGGGGTTTAGAATGAATCGTTTAGAACAGATCATTTAGCGAGTCGAttttgacactggggggaaaagtaatgctgcagtttaaattatgagcacgttaaagtgttttttgtccCATGTacatctattgtatgagacctttaaaacaaaattaggcacgtctcaaaaccataataggtgcgctttaaatgCGTCGCTGTTCCACATGTATGTATTTCGCTAAGTTACAGTCACGTATCTTTATATTCGGTGGGGGTGTAGCGTATTTCGAATGCTGTCGGCTGCTGCTGGGTGAATCGGTTAAGCACTTTAACACCcagtcatttcctgtttttaaaggaaacaagTCAACATTAACAACAAATAATGGCTGACAAGCCAACTTAAAACTGCTTACTTTGTCACTAAAATGCACATCATCACGGGcagccattatttatttatccaagaccattattattattgttgttgttgttgttgttgttatccaAGACATGACAGAAAACTGCAGCTATGTTTGGGCAGTGTGTTCTTAAGCCATAAAGCAAACGTGAAGTGGACAATTTTCACAAGCCACAAATGAAACGGACCACAAAATGAACCACAGACGAAACATACTGAGACAGACACTAGAAGGAGGTTTGAGTACGATGGTTGATGGTTGTTTgttgtgtgtacatatgtagAAAAATGCTAATTTGTTGTTAAGCACCTGGAAACATAAAATGGACCTAATGTGAAAACCCCCatagatttaaaatgtataaatatgccTTGCTAGCTGTTTACTTACTGGCTGTAGTAGCGCCCattaggatatatatatatatatcagttttATTGCTCCCTTGTGCCATTAGGGAAATAAATTGAGGAGAAAGACGCGTTAAGGTCCATCTATTCCAAAAACATTACATAGCTACTAGCGAGTCTGCGTGCTTTAGATGGTACATTAGCCGAAATATTCGATGCAAGATAAATAGGTGAGAGGACATTATAATCTTTAAAGAATAACTGACAACAATTAGGTATCATCGCCACTTTCCCcaccttttatttaaaataaaggcaagactcaccggccactttaataggaacacctatataccgactcattcatgcaattgcCCAATCAGCTGACGGAAAGTATAAAGTAACTCAAATAGCCAATCTTTACAAACGtggtaggggaaaaaaagcatcaCAGAGTGCACAACAtgaagaagaccacatcaggttccactcctgtcaaccaaggacaggaatctgaagcttcAGTAGATCTGACAGGCGttgcaaaaatatcatatcactaTACATGATATGGATTGCAATATATTGGTTTAAATACGGTCCCCTCTGAAAGTTTTGGAACAGCGAGGCCAATTCTGGTGTTTTTTGTTATACGTTGAAGGCATTTGGGATTGAAATGAGAAAAATTAAAGCGAgacgatggatcagaatttcagctttcatttccttattcagatttacatctagatgtgtttaacaacttagaacatgccatctttttgtttgaacccacccatttttttttccccctcaaaaattttggaacatgtgattgagaagtgtttcttgctgcccaggtgtgccctgttaaattgatcgttttaaagaatttatagctctgaatgtctactcttggtttgagccctaggttttggCTGGGAAGACTGtgtttgctgttaaaaagggtaaacaaatataaaggcattgagctgtgaagaaaacccccaaaaacgaCAGTTggtgacatcaacaacaacctccGCAAGGCAGAGGTGAAGGTTTGACAGTCtatcatttgaagaagacttggagagcagaaatatagaagccataccacaagatgtaaaccactcatcagcagtaagaaccAGAAAGCCAGATTTGAATTCGCAAAAGAAATACAGAGTTGAGCCAAGTTcgggaaccaagattaacctctaccaaagtgatgggaagaccaaagtgtggagaaagaaaggatctgctcatgatccataACATAAAAGCTcctcagtcaagcatggtggaggtagcgtcatggctgcTTGTTGAATGgcctcactaatctttattgataatataactcatgatggtagcagcagaatgaattcatatGTCTAtggaaacattctgtctgccattTTATAGAGAAATGAATCTGGTTGGCAGGAACTTCACTATGCAGTAATacagtgacccaaaacacactatcAATACAACAaaagacttcatcagggggaaaaggtaggttttagactgaccaagtcaatcaccagaccttaacccaattgagcatgcatttcaccttctgaaaAGGAGACTGAACGAAGAACCCacccaaaacaaacatcttCAAGGACaatacaagcctggaaaagcatcacgaAAGCAGAACGCAACAGATTGGTGATGTCATTGGGTtaccggcttgatgcagttattgcgagcaagggatatgcacccaaatattaagtgttatttactttacttcAGCTCACGTTAAAATTGGCTGGTCTGCCatcaaaggtgccatgttttaagttatttaacacatctagatataaatatcaggaaatgaaagctgaaactgTGATCTATCGTCTCGTATTCGTCTtatgatttcaaacccaaatgtcttcagtgtatagcaaaaacaatagacttggtcttgctgttccaatactgtCAGAGGGGACAGTATATTCTGATTTAAAATACTACGgaattaaattcaattatttatgACTGTAAAGGATGAAGGGGGGGGGTAAACTTTTAATCAGCTGCTCCACATCCGAGTTTGTAGTTGTTAGAATACTGTGATGCTGTCTTAGAAAAGGCTTATTGCGACAGTTTATCATGATCCCAATGACAAACGGGCCCACaaggcatttttaaagcagtaAAATTAGAATGTTGACGTTGGTGAGAAACAGTATCACGACATGGCCTGCTTGCGTTTCTCAGTGGTAAAACTCTTGATTGCATAGTTACTATTAAATTCAAGTAAGGTCAAATCAAAGTGCTTGGGCAGTCTTCCTCGTTAGTGGGATTATTGTAATTatacttattttgtttttgtttttgtgaatgtATAAGAACATGGGCTGTTTTATTTCAACTGCAGGCAGACAAGCGGGCACACCACAACGCACTGGAGCGCAAACGCAGGGACCACATCAAAGACAGCTTTCACAGTTTACGTGACTCTGTGCCTTCTTTACAAGGAGAGAAGGTTGGAGGACatttctcattctgtcttttgtttgtgttctaTATTAGGTGtagtatttaatttcttataCAAATTAAAATTAGCATTTCAAGTGTTTTTACCACTGCTTAGCACTGATTGTAGTTGTGTGTGGGGTGGTCTGGGAAaatgtggctgaattctggcaaacaggtaaatatatatatttctgcctATAATATTTGAAACCTCAGCTTTAATAAAccgtaaatatatttcagcaaaatgtcacggaaatgtttgtttactttttaatcttgTCTAAGTCCGTCTGCATTAACTTTCCTGGCTAATATCCTTGTGCAGTCAATGtcatgctttgatcaagttgttgatTAGTTAAGTGCTGTAGTGAAATTGACATAAGCCTAattttattagagatgcaccgatgctaaatttctcagccgatacgataaccgattattcagcgtgatatcggccgataaccgatagttctgccttttataccttcttttaaatgaataataattaattccacaattctgtaagaaatgcaaataaaaactgtattctctccatttcaacaagttgtttcacagtaactggtctcataaacagaaaacacattaccctaattaacatgaacacatgaactcaattctgaagcttaaagtaagatttcttaacttattgaatgttattaattcatattaacattgactgaattctaaaaaacctcctgttagtctcacattcactcaccactaacacaagcatttctacttcatcattaacatcaaactggtcatatataatataaacttttttatatgttaacattaactggatatgaaatgtactactctacaaatatatttttctgtgctatatatatatatatatatatatatatatatatatatatataatatatatatatatatatatatatatatatatatatatatatatatatatatatatatatatatatatataatatatatatatacacttttttttgtcaactcatcttcagtGAAATCTTTCAGcagtgtactggtgctttaattcagctcgagcagcgcagcaacaacaaaaaaaaatttgactcgatggcgaaactcccgcttcactgctgcagagtccggtgtaaaattttagcagtacaGAGATTACGAACTGCAGCTtcgtcgtcattccacacaagagacgaCATCTTTACTCACAGCACAAAAtcgacaggatataatcagccctgatcatcagatgtttttaaactatatcgtgaaaaatagcctttatcggccgataccgattcttggccgatacatcggtgcatctctactaattttcttctttttcactttttcgGGTAACCTGACTTTAAAATGCTGTAACCTACTTCTGGTTGAGATGCATGTAAAAGAGAAAGGTATTtcagaattttatatatagaaGAAATTGACACCAGTTTTCCAGGCCACACCACACTTTTATTTTCAATGCAAAAACACCTGTACTATCATTTGAAGTCGgttgttttattgatttaaaaaatatatatattttggatgAATGATTTAATCGCGTTCTGTTCTCCAGTAAATTAAgccattatatatatgtgtgtgtgtgtgtgtgtgtgtgtgtgtgtgtgtgtgtatatatatatatatatatatatatatatatatatatatatatatatatatatatatatatatatataatatataaatatgtatgtacattatatataatgtacacacacatacatacacacacacacatatatatatatatatatatatatatatatatatatatatatatatatacatacataatgtgtgtgtgtgtaatatatttatttatttatttatatttctttttttttctccacataaTTTAATAACTGCTTCATTGAAATATTTGGCTGTTCACTTCTAAAGCTGTTTGATGCAAATGAACAGTAACAAGCTTTCTAACCTTGAGAAATCAAAGGATTATATTATTGACATCTTGATAAATGTATATTTGATCGAACCCCCTGTCATGATTCAGATGTGTGACAGAACTTTGTCAAACAGGCTTCCCGAGCTCAGATTTTAGACAAAGCCACAGAGTATATCCAGTACATGCGCCGCAAGAACCACACGCACCAACAGGACATTGATGATCTGAAGAAACAGAACGCTTTGCTGGAGCAGCAGGGTaattgtgagatttttttttttcttttcttttctttttttaagcgTAGTAGAGCCGCAGTATTTCACATTTGCTTTTACATCAAGGCTTGAAATGAATTACTCCTGCAAGATACATTTACTAAGAGGCAGATACCTCTTAATATACACCTATTGAGCTGCTCGTCAACAAATGTCAGTTTCATATCATCAAGGGTTTAACTGTAGCGTTTATGTTTTCAACCCCTTGCTGTGGCGGTACTGGAGACACCTGAAGTTACAGCAACttctcaaactgctgctcatgctctAGAACAGGGCAGCTGAATAGACGCCGAGGACTGCGCTGACTGCCTTCTTTCTGCATGcacgagctcacagatgctcacgattggctagtgtcaatCTGACTGACAGGGGAGAACGCAACACTGCACCTTTCCCCCAGAGAGTCGATAGCTGAGTAAGACACTGAAAGGATTCAAACGTTTAATTTTCCAACTCTCAAATTAGTGCTTTTCTCTTGCACTTCAGCTTCAGAGCCAAAACATCCAGTTCTATGCAGGCACATTCACCCATCTGTGCAACATGGATGCATGTATTGCTGCCAGCAGAACTGGCTCATTTATCGTTATTAACTATAGAATTGTTCCTAATAATGCTATGGCGGTCACATCCTTAGCAGTAGTAGGAATAATTGAAATGAAGTTAAAAAGTTTTGTCTATTCAGTTGAATT
This window contains:
- the LOC128612360 gene encoding protein max isoform X1 codes for the protein MSDNDDIEVDSDEESSRFHPVADKRAHHNALERKRRDHIKDSFHSLRDSVPSLQGEKNFVKQASRAQILDKATEYIQYMRRKNHTHQQDIDDLKKQNALLEQQGNFRALEKAKGNTQLQASYSSDSSLYTNPKGSAVSAFDGGSDSSSESEPEELPTRKKLRAEPS
- the LOC128612360 gene encoding protein max isoform X2 gives rise to the protein MSDNDDIEVDSDEESSRFHPVADKRAHHNALERKRRDHIKDSFHSLRDSVPSLQGEKNFVKQASRAQILDKATEYIQYMRRKNHTHQQDIDDLKKQNALLEQQVRALEKAKGNTQLQASYSSDSSLYTNPKGSAVSAFDGGSDSSSESEPEELPTRKKLRAEPS